A window of the Lolium perenne isolate Kyuss_39 chromosome 7, Kyuss_2.0, whole genome shotgun sequence genome harbors these coding sequences:
- the LOC127313845 gene encoding F-box/kelch-repeat protein At1g23390-like, with the protein MSVRDGDAAAEAELRALVASLRLYGDTLESVVERVPAADLAAAACVSREWLRAVRSALRRRPRRPLLPWLVVHLHGSRCRRRTCAYDPHSGAWLTVEAPRQPATPSAPPHVRVVHGARGDRACALTASSLDVAGDPLGTSEPVSLEAPRVWRADPVLAAVGDRLVALGGACQLLAAPEDTGVEVHEGGSWATCGPMPAELRESAAATWLSVATTEQRVYVADRTTGWASWFDPSKRRWGSARRLRPDVRVSTWGIAAGAGPERLVLFGARRCRGEEANATTNVIVQAWEVDGDALDLSPSGAIAMPTEMSARLFPREDDEEEEEVLVSIGVCGNGVGGYVYNAAAPANGAVFYELQEGGGVERWEWVPSAPLLPAEPLGRAVLACSPVAVDMLSRRVPLVGP; encoded by the coding sequence ATGAGCGTCCGCGACGGCGACGCTGCCGCGGAGGCGGAGCTGCGAGCACTCGTCGCCAGCCTGCGCCTGTACGGGGACACGCTCGAGTCGGTGGTGGAGCGCGTGCCCGCGGCAgacctcgccgccgccgcgtgCGTCTCGCGGGAGTGGCTCCGCGCGGTGCGGTCCGCGCTGCGCCGCCGCCCGCGGCGCCCGCTGCTGCCCTGGCTCGTCGTGCACCTCCACGGCAGCCGCTGCCGTCGCCGGACGTGCGCGTACGACCCCCACTCTGGCGCCTGGCTCACCGTGGAGGCCCCGCGGCAACCGGCCACGCCCTCGGCGCCGCCGCACGTGCGCGTCGTCCACGGCGCGCGCGGGGACCGCGCGTGCGCGCTCACGGCCTCCAGCCTCGACGTGGCCGGCGACCCGCTCGGGACGTCCGAGCCCGTGTCCCTCGAGGCTCCCCGCGTGTGGCGCGCCGACCCGGTGCTCGCCGCGGTGGGCGACCGCCTGGTGGCCCTCGGCGGCGCGTGCCAGCTGCTCGCCGCCCCCGAGGACACCGGGGTCGAGGTCCACGAAGGCGGGAGCTGGGCCACCTGCGGTCCGATGCCGGCGGAGCTCCGGGAGTCGGCCGCGGCGACGTGGCTCTCGGTGGCGACGACGGAGCAGAGGGTGTACGTCGCGGACAGAACCACCGGGTGGGCGAGCTGGTTCGACCCGTCGAAGCGGCGGTGGGGCTCCGCCCGTCGCCTCAGGCCGGACGTGCGCGTCTCCACGTGGGGCATCGCGGCCGGCGCCGGTCCGGAGCGGCTCGTCTTGTTCGGAGCGAGGCGCTGCCGTGGCGAGGAAGCAAATGCTACTACCAACGTGATCGTCCAAGCATGGGAGGTGGACGGCGATGCGCTGGACCTGTCCCCCAGCGGCGCCATCGCCATGCCGACCGAGATGTCGGCGAGGCTCTTCCCccgcgaggacgacgaggaggaggaggaggttctTGTGTCGATCGGGGTGTGCGGCAACGGCGTCGGAGGGTACGTGTACAATGCGGCGGCGCCGGCCAACGGCGCCGTGTTCTACGAGCTGCAGGAGGGCGGCGGCGTGGAGCGGTGGGAGTGGGTGCCGTCGGCGCCGTTGCTTCCCGCCGAGCCGCTGGGCCGCGCCGTCCTCGCGTGCTCTCCGGTGGCGGTCGACATGCTGTCTCGAAGAGTGCCACTTGTGGGCCCATAA